The Mycolicibacterium duvalii DNA window TCGATGTGGTGCTGCCCCTGGTCGACGGGCTGCCCGAGAAGCTGACGGCCGGCGTCGATGTCGCCGACTTCGGGTGCGGCAGCGGTCATGCGGTCAACGTGATGGCCCAGGCGTTTCCGGCCAGCAGGTTCGTCGGCATCGATTTCTCCGAGGAAGGTCTGGCGGCGGGGACGGACGAGGCGCGTCGCCTCGGCCTGACCAACGCCGCTTTCGAGCAGGCCGACGTCGCCGGTTACGACCGCACCGAGGTCTTCGACGTCGTCACGGCGTTCGACGCGATCCACGACCAGGCTCATCCGGCGCGCGTGCTGGCCAACATCCACCGCGCGTTGCGTCCCGGCGGGGTGTTCCTGATGGTCGACATCAAGGCCTCCACGAGACTCGAGGACAACATCGGGGTGCCGTTCGCGCCGTACCTCTACACCGTCTCCACGATGCACTGCATGAGCGTGTCGCTGGGCCTCGATGGTGACGGGCTGGGCACCTGCTGGGGGCGTGAACTGGCCACCAGCATGCTGTCCGACGCCGGCTTCAGCGACGTGACGGTGCGCGAGATCGACTCCGACCCGCTGAATTACTACTACGTCGGGCGGAAGTGAGCCCGATGTTGTTCGTCACCGACGGCGGCCTGGAGACCGAACTCGTCTTCCACGACGGTCGGGACCTTCCGGGTTTCGCCGCGTTCCCGCTGCTGGAAACCCCTGACGGTCGGGCCCGGCTGCAGCGCTACTACGACGGTTATCTCGACATCGCCCGACGGCACCGCACCGGCTTCGTGGTCGAGACCCCGACCTGGCGCGCCAACCCCGACTGGGCGGCGCAACTCGGGTACTCGGTGCAGCGGCTCGACGAGCTCAATCGCGCGGCGGTCGAACTGGCCGAGGAGGTGCGCGCGGCCGCGCAGGCCGACGGCGTCACCGCAGTGGTGAGCGGATGTATCGGTCCGCGCGGGGACGGGTACGACCCCGGCGCCGCCATGACCACTGGCGAAGCCGAGGACTACCACGCCACCCAGATCGGGACCTACGCGGCGACGTCAGCCGATCGGGTCACCGCGATCACGATGACCAACACACCCGAGGCGGTCGGCGTGGTCCGGGCCGCCGCGGCGGCCGGCATCACCTCCGCGGTCTCGTTCACCGTCGAGACCGACGGCCGGCTGCCCACGGGTCAGCCGCTGCATGAGGCCGTCGAGCAGACCGACGCCGAGACCGCTGCCGCCGCGGAGTTCTTCATGGTCAACTGTGCGCACCCGACGCACTTCGCGGCCGCGCTCGACCACGACGGCCCGTGGCTGCGACGGCTGGGCGGGCTGCGCGCCAACGCCTCGACCCTCAGCCACGCTGAACTCGACGTGGCCACCGAGTTGGACGACGGCGATCCCGACGATCTGGCGGCTGCGCACGTCGCGCTGCGCCACCGTCTGCCCGCGGTCGCGGTGCTCGGCGGGTGCTGCGGCACCGACGCCCGGCATGTGGCCGCGCTGTGCGCCGCTTGGGAGGCGAACTAGGCTCGGGCGCGATGAGCGCACTCGACGTGCTGGCCGACTGGCCGGTCCCGACTGTGGCCGCGGCGGTGGTGGGCCGCGACGGGACGATCGCCCACCACGGCGACACCACCCACGCATTCGCGCTGGCGTCGGTGACCAAGCTGCTTGTCGCCCGCGCCGTCCAGGTGGCCGTCGAAGAAGGGGCGGTCGACCTGGACAGCGAGGCCGGGCCGCCGGGATCGACCGTGCAGCACCTCCTGGCGCACGCGGCCGGCTACGAGATGACCTCGGGCAAGGTCATCGCCGCGCCGGGCACCCGCAGGATCTACTCGAATCACGGTTTCACCGTGCTGGCCCAGACTCTCGAACAGGCGACCGACATTCCGTTCGCCGACTACCTCCGCGACGCGGTGTTCCAACCGCTCGGGATGTCGGACACGGCGTTCGACGGTGGGGCCGAGGCGGCCGGATTCGGCGGCACATCCACGGTCGACGACCTGGCGGTATTCGCCCGTGACCTGCTGGTTCCCGCCACCGTGTCGCAGCAGATGCACGACCGGGCCATCAGTGTGGCCTTCGAGGGGCTCGACGGGGTGCTGCCCGGGTTCGGGGTGCAGCGACCCAACGACTGGGGCCTCGGTTTCGAGATTCGCGACGGCAAATCCCCGCACTGGACCGGGGCGGCGAACTCGCCGCGCACGTTCGGCCATTTCGGTCAGTCCGGGACGTTCCTGTGGGTGGATCCCGAGGCGGAGTTGGCGCTGGTCGTGCTCACGGACCGGCAGTTCGGCGACTGGGCACACGAGGTGATGCCGGCACTGTCTGATGAAGTCCTAAGAGAGTTCGGGTCGGACTAGCGCAACGTCCGTCTCACGAGGCACAATGGACTCGCAAGTCACAACTTCATCTGCATTCACTTTTGCTGCTGTTCGGCGCACACCAGGTCGTTGGGGAAGACGTCCCTCGTGGAGCCGAAGGAGTAGCAGATGCGTGCAGCGAACCAATTCGCCGACGCGACGACGGGCGTGGTGTACATCCATGCCTCGCCCGCGGCGGTGTGCCCGCATGTCGAGTGGGCGTTGTCGTCGACCCTCAATGCGAGGGCGAATCTGAAGTGGACGCCGCAGCCCGCCATGCCCGGGCAGCTCCGTGCGGTGACCAACTGGGTCGGCCCGGTGGGCACCGGAGCCCAGTTGGCCAATGCGCTGCGCTCCTGGTCGGTGCTGCGCTTCGAGGTGACCGAGGACCCCAGTCAGGGCGTGGACGGCCACCGCTGGTGCCACACCCCGCAGTTGGGGTTGTGGAGCGGTGCGATGAGTGCCAACGGTGACGT harbors:
- a CDS encoding class I SAM-dependent methyltransferase, translated to MTTLHDPSTVDTTEEFAQRIVGAIDAASVAILLSIGHQTRLFDTLAELPPATSTQIADAAGLDERYVREWLGGVVTAGIIDYDAAAQTYSLAPHRAAVLTRNAGPDNLARVAQFIPLLGEVEQKVIACFRHGGGLSYAEYPRFHTLMAEESGEVFDAALVDVVLPLVDGLPEKLTAGVDVADFGCGSGHAVNVMAQAFPASRFVGIDFSEEGLAAGTDEARRLGLTNAAFEQADVAGYDRTEVFDVVTAFDAIHDQAHPARVLANIHRALRPGGVFLMVDIKASTRLEDNIGVPFAPYLYTVSTMHCMSVSLGLDGDGLGTCWGRELATSMLSDAGFSDVTVREIDSDPLNYYYVGRK
- a CDS encoding homocysteine S-methyltransferase family protein gives rise to the protein MLFVTDGGLETELVFHDGRDLPGFAAFPLLETPDGRARLQRYYDGYLDIARRHRTGFVVETPTWRANPDWAAQLGYSVQRLDELNRAAVELAEEVRAAAQADGVTAVVSGCIGPRGDGYDPGAAMTTGEAEDYHATQIGTYAATSADRVTAITMTNTPEAVGVVRAAAAAGITSAVSFTVETDGRLPTGQPLHEAVEQTDAETAAAAEFFMVNCAHPTHFAAALDHDGPWLRRLGGLRANASTLSHAELDVATELDDGDPDDLAAAHVALRHRLPAVAVLGGCCGTDARHVAALCAAWEAN
- a CDS encoding serine hydrolase domain-containing protein is translated as MSALDVLADWPVPTVAAAVVGRDGTIAHHGDTTHAFALASVTKLLVARAVQVAVEEGAVDLDSEAGPPGSTVQHLLAHAAGYEMTSGKVIAAPGTRRIYSNHGFTVLAQTLEQATDIPFADYLRDAVFQPLGMSDTAFDGGAEAAGFGGTSTVDDLAVFARDLLVPATVSQQMHDRAISVAFEGLDGVLPGFGVQRPNDWGLGFEIRDGKSPHWTGAANSPRTFGHFGQSGTFLWVDPEAELALVVLTDRQFGDWAHEVMPALSDEVLREFGSD
- a CDS encoding DUF3145 domain-containing protein, with amino-acid sequence MRAANQFADATTGVVYIHASPAAVCPHVEWALSSTLNARANLKWTPQPAMPGQLRAVTNWVGPVGTGAQLANALRSWSVLRFEVTEDPSQGVDGHRWCHTPQLGLWSGAMSANGDVMVGEMRLRTLMAGGADMLASELDSVLGTAWDEALEAYRDGGEGAEVSWLSRGVG